From the Magnetococcales bacterium genome, one window contains:
- the ispH gene encoding 4-hydroxy-3-methylbut-2-enyl diphosphate reductase: MRVVLAQPRGFCAGVDRAIAIVEKALETFGPPIYVRHEIVHNRWVVEDLRRKGAIFVQELEAVPKGAVVIFSAHGVSKAVEEEGRGRGLKVLDATCPLVEKVHREAQRMDREGRQVILIGHQRHPEVEGTMGQLPAGKMKVISRAEEIARLDIQEDRPVGFITQTTLSVDETAEVVAGLKERFPSIREPAREDICYATQNRQNAVKELARVCDCVLVLGAPNSSNSNRLREVAERMGARAYLIESARDVQQEWLEGVAVLGVTAGASAPEILVDDLLAWLGVPPERVECLSVSEEKMFFPLPKGLQG; encoded by the coding sequence CTGCGAGTCGTTCTGGCCCAGCCACGCGGTTTCTGCGCCGGGGTGGATCGGGCCATCGCCATCGTGGAGAAGGCCCTGGAGACGTTCGGACCGCCCATCTACGTGCGTCACGAAATCGTGCATAATCGCTGGGTGGTGGAGGATCTGCGCCGCAAGGGGGCCATTTTCGTTCAGGAGCTGGAGGCGGTGCCCAAGGGGGCGGTGGTGATCTTTTCCGCCCACGGGGTCTCCAAGGCGGTGGAGGAAGAGGGCCGGGGGCGGGGTCTGAAGGTATTGGATGCCACCTGTCCCCTGGTGGAAAAGGTGCATCGCGAGGCGCAACGCATGGACCGGGAGGGGCGGCAGGTGATCCTGATCGGCCATCAGCGCCATCCCGAGGTGGAAGGCACCATGGGGCAGTTGCCGGCGGGAAAGATGAAGGTGATCTCCCGAGCGGAAGAGATCGCGCGGTTGGACATTCAGGAGGATCGCCCCGTCGGTTTCATCACCCAGACCACCTTGTCGGTGGATGAGACGGCGGAGGTGGTGGCCGGCCTGAAAGAGCGTTTCCCGTCGATTCGGGAGCCGGCCCGGGAGGATATCTGCTACGCCACGCAGAATCGCCAGAACGCGGTCAAGGAGCTGGCGCGCGTCTGTGATTGCGTTCTGGTTCTGGGGGCGCCCAACAGCAGCAATTCCAACCGGCTGCGCGAGGTGGCCGAGCGCATGGGGGCTCGGGCCTATTTGATCGAGTCGGCCCGTGACGTGCAACAGGAGTGGCTGGAAGGGGTTGCGGTTCTGGGAGTGACTGCGGGAGCCTCCGCCCCGGAGATTCTGGTGGATGACTTGCTGGCGTGGTTGGGAGTTCCCCCGGAGCGGGTGGAGTGTCTCTCCGTCAGCGAGGAGAAGATGTTCTTTCCACTTCCCAAAGGATTGCAGGGTTGA
- a CDS encoding dihydroorotate dehydrogenase, producing the protein MSVNLAGIPLATPVVLLSGCVAFGEDLFHIKGFPWSAVGAICLKGTTLEPRAGNAPHRVAETPSGLLNAIGLQNPGARAVVETILPRLTGRLAPWPVQLIANIAGSTVEEYGEVARIFDDSPVAGIEINISCPNVKKGGAAFGADPEVAARVVAEVRKATSKPLFTKLSPNVTDIRLMARVAMEAGSDGLSVINTLMGMAIDIRNRQAILGNVQGGLSGPAIKPIALLKVWQVWQELREKKVPIIGQGGIASARDGIEFFLAGASAIGLGTALFRQPLLPGKVVSGMRRYLEEEGVSRVSDLTGTLGVGGA; encoded by the coding sequence ATGTCGGTGAACCTGGCGGGCATTCCGCTGGCCACACCGGTGGTGCTGCTTTCCGGCTGTGTCGCTTTCGGAGAGGATCTGTTTCACATCAAGGGGTTTCCCTGGTCGGCGGTGGGGGCCATCTGTCTGAAGGGCACCACCCTGGAGCCTCGGGCGGGTAATGCGCCCCATCGGGTGGCGGAAACGCCTTCCGGGCTGCTCAACGCCATCGGCTTGCAAAATCCGGGGGCGCGGGCGGTGGTCGAGACCATTCTGCCGCGTCTGACCGGGAGGCTCGCGCCCTGGCCGGTGCAGCTCATCGCCAACATCGCCGGATCCACGGTGGAAGAGTACGGCGAGGTGGCCCGCATCTTCGACGACAGCCCCGTGGCGGGTATCGAGATCAACATCTCCTGTCCCAACGTCAAGAAGGGCGGCGCGGCTTTCGGCGCCGATCCGGAGGTGGCGGCGCGGGTGGTGGCGGAGGTGCGCAAGGCCACTTCCAAACCGCTGTTCACCAAGCTCTCCCCCAACGTGACCGACATTCGCCTGATGGCGCGGGTGGCCATGGAGGCCGGCAGCGACGGACTGTCGGTGATCAACACCCTGATGGGCATGGCCATCGATATCCGCAATCGGCAAGCGATTCTGGGCAATGTCCAGGGGGGCTTGTCCGGCCCGGCCATCAAACCGATCGCTTTGTTGAAGGTCTGGCAGGTCTGGCAGGAGCTGCGGGAGAAAAAGGTGCCGATCATCGGGCAGGGAGGCATCGCTTCGGCCCGGGACGGCATCGAATTTTTTCTGGCGGGGGCCAGCGCCATCGGATTGGGTACGGCGCTCTTTCGTCAGCCGCTGCTTCCGGGCAAAGTGGTGAGCGGGATGCGTCGCTATCTGGAGGAGGAGGGCGTCTCGCGGGTGAGCGATTTGACCGGCACTCTGGGAGTGGGGGGGGCATGA